A stretch of DNA from uncultured Fretibacterium sp.:
AGTTGTGCTCCTGATCCTCACAGAGTATGAACACTCGATATCGAGAAAGGTCAATCATTGTCACACCCTTTCCACTCCATCAGGTGGAGCTTGTCGACGAGCGGTTCGTCATCGTCATCGGTACGCCGCTCGACGACCACCTCCGGCGGAGTCCCCTCCAGAGAGAAAATCATCGCGTTTTTGTTGTGCCAATTCAACGTCCGGGGATTATGCGAGATGATGACGAATTGTATGTCCCGCTCCTCCCAGGCGTCGTTCATAGCTTCCAGCCAAGGCTGCAGCTCGCCAAGGGCCAAAAAGTTCTCCGGCTCGTCGACAAGCACAGTGCTTCCGTTGGGGATATTGGCGAGGATCGAGTAGAGCGCGAGAAGGGTTTTCTGACCGTCCGACAGCTCATTGAATTCGATATCGTTTTCCCTTCCGTTGAACTCCACCTTCACGGCAAGCGCATGCCAATCACCTTTTTTGATGTAGCGGATATCGACAAGGCCGGGGATGAAATATTTCGACTGCTCAACGACCCTGGCTTGTTTCATGGGCTCCTGGGTCGCATGCAGGAAACGCCATGCAGCAAAGTTTTTTCCGTACAGGTCAAGCGTTTCCATCGTTTTTTCCACATCCTGCTTCATGAGAGCGGGGACGAGGTGAAACGCGTACAACGACGCAATCCGTTTGCCAAATTCCCGGATTTGGCTGCTGTTGCTCGAACCGACGACCAGACCGGAGCGTTTCCAGTCACTTCTGAAGGACAGCTCTCTCTTGTCGTCCGTAAACATTTTTATGTGGCCTTCTTTAAATTCCAACAGCAACGTCTCACCCAGCCGAAGC
This window harbors:
- a CDS encoding AAA family ATPase, translating into MIRNLKIDKYKLFRDFALELDGGVNLLCGPNGSGKTSVIEIVHALTRFLAMPDHSDTIACSVEDAFPLRTFCRWLTEERGSGEMSIKLEVESAQHQHYIYELTVRYNFLEKISRVQHESLRLGETLLLEFKEGHIKMFTDDKRELSFRSDWKRSGLVVGSSNSSQIREFGKRIASLYAFHLVPALMKQDVEKTMETLDLYGKNFAAWRFLHATQEPMKQARVVEQSKYFIPGLVDIRYIKKGDWHALAVKVEFNGRENDIEFNELSDGQKTLLALYSILANIPNGSTVLVDEPENFLALGELQPWLEAMNDAWEERDIQFVIISHNPRTLNWHNKNAMIFSLEGTPPEVVVERRTDDDDEPLVDKLHLMEWKGCDND